A window of Sphaeramia orbicularis chromosome 8, fSphaOr1.1, whole genome shotgun sequence genomic DNA:
CTGGTGGACAGTctgagcaaaaaaacccaaaaggtcctgttcatttcatcacaaatgtCGTTTTGTActgtatgtaatgtaatgtaatgtattgtactgtattgtcttttaagtagtaatgtttattttagtccTTGACACGTAGGCACACATGTTGTTTTGTCGTATATCGTTGTGTATTGAAttgtactgttttgtaatgtattacaCTTTCTTGCTCTGTACTGTCACTTATTCCATGGTATTGCTTTGTATTGCACAGAtcagtgtaatttatttattaagtagagactgcggatgaaaattagcactgacgctaactctggcatatttacatgtttatactgaaatggaatgtataaatgtgttcattaatgtgtactgtcccgtctaaataaagataaaaacaaaacaaaacaaatattcattaataaataaaaaaaacattaattttactttGTTACTTAGAATATATTAACTACTTTaacttatttttatgtatttaaaaatgtgtaataactgaCTTTTTAAATTTGTCTGATAAGGTTTCTCTTTGTGTGATGACCTGCAGTTTCATAACTTTatataatttacaatatttttctgTTACATCCTACTCACATTGTGTCTATAATATATTAGTGTTACAAATGATACATATATAATCCAAAATAAAGTTAGAAATATGGTTTTATATTGTCTTTTTTCATATAAACATTCTAATCTGAAAGGAAGATAGACATAAAACCACAGGTGTAGTTGAAGTACTGTAGTTTAGTGTAATTTACTCGAGTATTTCCATTTAATACAGCCTTATACGTCTGAACATTACATGTCAGAGACAAATAATACATATTTTCTTCCACTGCTTTAGttcatcccctcctcctcctcctcctcctcctcagtgagAGACATTTATCTCCAAATATATTGATTTTGAATGTTTATGATGAAGTTTTTACTCAGGTTTCAGTTCTCTTCCTTGTTAAGTTACAtaaagtattttttaaaaaactacTCTGGGTTCTTTAGCCTTCTTACAGATGCTTGTATGTCACAGGGCGGGGATGCTACAAACACATGATCCTGTCCAATATGATTCATTGCTGTATATTAAATTACAAATAGTATGTGAAGTTGCTCAAAATAGTTCAAACTTGACCTCCTGAGACCTGAACATttattttgaatgtatttttaagATCTGATCGTTATTTGGGATGGGTATAAAGTACTTCAGCCTAGACCTGGTCTTATGAAAAACACTTCCTTATTATTTGTATCTACAGCAGAAAGTGTTATAAAGCATAAAAAACAGATTTCAACCATAACATAAATGACTTTAATTTGTACTTTGTCCACTTTAATCTCAGATTTGGCTGTAAAGTGATATGagtttgattttgttttgatacTTTAATGTGGATGCTTGATGTTTGTTAAGATGAATTAAGAATAAGGTGCAGGAAACACAAAATATAACACCCTCTACAGACACAGGACGTAAACATACAGCAGGAAATTGCAACATAAACATTAATACAGCaattacatgaataaaaacagttttactttttacactctaTGTACATTTTGCTGGtaatatttacacatttcatCATAAAaaagcagttgttttttttgtttatagtaGTTGTAGAGTATcttcagcacccccccccccccccccccagtgcaatactcaccttacctcaccttgttttttttatctttccttGTACATACAGTATTTCTTATCTTTAGTATAGacttagctttttgtatattttagtagtatatatatatttaatatttcatctATGTAGTTTTTTGTACACTGCCTATGCTTTTCAGTATTTGTTgtgttatttttatacagtctttttgcattttaacagattttctttattcctgtaacagtgacaataaagatcaatttctgtttttaaatcctctcttaaaacattttttctcttaattcaatgtgaggttggcttttattgttttaacatatAATTTATTTTATCATCTTCATTAATTCTTTtatgtgctttgtttttatgtctgggTACAGCAttttggccaactgtgttgtttttaaagtgctttataaataaagttgacgattgtattgcattgcattgcattgcattgcattgcattgcattctattctattctattgtcttgtattgtattgtattgttttgtattgcattgcattctattctattctattctattctattctattgtcttgtcttgtcttgtcttgtattctattctattgttttgtattgcattgcattctattctattctattctattctattcttttcaacTAGTACTTTCACTTTTGGAAACCGTCTGAAttgttcttcctcttcctctttaaAGGTGAACACTCCTGTAAATAAACAGTCCCACTGCTCTTTAAGTGTTCTATCGTCATGGTAATGCACCTTTAACGTCCTCCACTGCTCTAATACACACCTACTCCCTTATCCTCTTCCTCTTCGTCACAAATCTCACCCTCCTCCGCACTCTCCCCAAATATAAACTCCTTTGGCACTGAGACAGATTGAAATGGGGAGGAGTCTATCTGAGCCAGTTCAGCTCAGGACAAGGACTGAAGGGCAAACAAGCAACAAGGAAGGAGCAGAAAATTAAATAACACATTTACCAGGAAAATACAAGGAGAATAAAGCATACTGAGGAGGACCACCCACCTGCAGAACAGTACGTATTTATAGGATTAGGTCATTTTTTAAGCCAGCATGACCATCAGATCTCTTGATATATCTGGAGCTGCAGTAGGCCCAGGCTTAACCCTACCTGTTTATTTGGTATTATTGATTTGTAGAAGGATCTCTCCCACAAAATACGTCATCAGAAATATGTCATAGTTAAATATCTGCATTCAGAATCTCTCTATTTTACTTCAGTATCGATCTGCTGAGTGTTTTGCGGGCTGTAACAGTTGTCACATTCAACATGTGTTAAAAACATGCAGTTAGAATATCTGTAACTGTAATTTTATCTCCACTGTTTATCTAATgcctgtcttttcttttttattttttcccttctgCAGATGTCTCTCTCTCCGGCTGCCTTGGCTGCTCGTCGAGTGTTGGCTGCTGCGTCAAGCCATGAGGGAGGAGGTGGGTCTGTCTTCACTGTGTCTCTctcatgaactaaaatgaaacaaACCTTTCAGATCCACACTCACATTGGTGCTGCAGTCTACAAGATGAATATTAACTGAAATGTCTGCAAACATGGCAGCCTCCCAGCAGTCTTCTACATTATACTACCCACTAACGGACagtgtaaggcaggggtgtcaaactcgttttctttcaggttccacattcagcccaatttgatctccagtgggtcggaccagtaaaataataacagaataacctataaataatgacaactgcaaatttttatctgtgttttagtccaaaaaaccccaagaaattatgaaaatacttacttttataaactagccaaacaaaaaaaatgtgaataaccaaaaaaaccctgaaatttctttagaaaaataagtgtaatttgaacaatattcagcctcagcttatcatttctacaggtgcattatgggtcagatctataaagacactaaacacttaataacaggcaaaaaatagttaaaattgtgcttaattttctttagacatttcaggttgttcacattcgttcaggttattaatattttattgttacaggatagtttgtaaatgtaaatatttttataatttaatgttattttttgcactaaaacaaagacaaaaatttgaagttgtcattatttataggtatagtgtaatattattttttgttcaacatcaaaccgagaagaaaatctggagtcgttctgttttgtcggttcttctgctgttgttatttgactgtagatcatgttggtctgtatgtggaaccgcaaccaAAATGAGTTCCATAgccttgacagtggaatttttgcactttgtaaattcatcccagcggccggactggaacctttggcgggacgcatttggcccccgggcctcatgtttgagacccctggtgtaaggTGTAAATACGAACAGTAAAAGCAGCCGTTGCCaccctctgtgtttgtgtcttttttactGTTGTATCCATTTGCGTGTTGAATTTTTTAGTCGTACATGTTCAGGTTTGAGCTCATTTtaaaaactttacatacttttattttattctgtagaAATGCATCATATTCGATAAGGTCATCATATGTTTATAGTGTTGCTGCTCTGAAAGAACCATGCATCTTTTaaaagtcatcttttcatgaGCTCTGAACAAACAGCCTGTTTTTGATTTTGTGACCGTGCATTTTGAATCCTAGAGGGTTTCTaaagtttattttacttcatCCTACAGTTTATTACAATCATTCCCTGGACAGGAAGGAgattaaaaactgtaaaactaactaaacttgtcagacaaatgtagaaaAGGGTCAATATTTACCTCTAAGATGAAGTGGAATACAAGTATAAACTTACATTAAATGCAAATACTCAAGTAAAATACAAGTAACTTAAATTTGCACAGTACTTCCACTGAATATATGGATCTGCCTTGACTTCAGAATAGAATGTTTTGCTTTGCTTTTTTTCAAAATGACAATATTTAAAGAAGCAAGGGCTGGATAAATGGTTTATGAAATGCTAAACAAAAATCGACATTAACCAACAGACCTCTAACTTCTGTCAGGATTTGATACATAAGCACATCTTGACACATGACgaaaactgtaatctgaaaagGAACTAAAGCTGTCACACAAAAGGAGAATTTTTACTCCACAGTCATGGATTaatatttgcctctgaaatgTAGTGGTATAGAAATGTAATATAAAGTATCTTAAATTTACGCTTAGGTTCATGTAAAAAATGTCATTCTACCATTTATAATACAGCATCTACGTCAAACTGTTCACCGATTCATCATGTACTTTTTCcacattataaccacataatttttaATAACACAATGTTTTGGCAAACTTATTTATGCACATTTCTTCACATGTagtacaaatacaaatatgtatttttttaaattaattaattaatttatttatttatttattcattcattccattttgttgttttctttcctgctacttttcatTATCCTTGAATGGAGCAGTAGTAACACACAATTTCCCTCTGGAATTTAGTATAATTTaagtaataaagtattctgattcagattctgaTTTGGTTTCTACAGTTCGCACCTGGAAGATCCTGACGTTCGTGCTGGCGCTGCCCGGTGTGGGCGTGTGCATGGCCAACGCCTACATGAAGGGTCAGGCTCACTCTCATGAGCAGCCGGAGTTTGTGCCGTATCCTCACCTTCGCATCCGCACCAAGGTGAGTCGGCGCTCACACACCTGAGGCTGGAGGTCTGTTGCTTTGCTTTGGTGAGGTCCTCATCACTGCCCACTTCCCCTGAAGGCCTTTAGGACTGAACTCCAGGATTTTCTGTCTTGGGCAGCTAGACAGGAACCTGGAGGTGTAGAGGAACTAAGAGGAATCAAGTACTTTTACTCAATTACAAACACTGACATGTCATTATATATCACCAGTTACACCCCACAACAGTTTCTACTACTGATGAAAAGTTTGACTCAACGCTGTCAAACCTTTATTTAAGCGTGTGAATTAAATTTGTCTGATTCCACGCTGAAATGTTCCAAAACACACGTTTTTACACGGtgagaacagacaaaacaacaccgTTAACTTTTTATCCTTAATATAAACTTTTGACATAAAAGGATTTATCTACAACTTATTTGATGTTTAGAATTTGATATTTGAACTTGTATTTCTTGTAATGTACTCGATTATTGGAATTTCTTCAACATTTAGAATTCATTAGAATTTTggaatttgtgtgatttttggaaTTGATTAGATGATGTAACCCCTGTGTAATCAGCAAACACTTGGCTGGTAACTCTAATTTAATTCTACACATTTTGCAGTAACTGTAACATGTTGCATTTACTCTACAGGTTTTAGAAGGATTTAGACAAAAATTATTGTCAGACGAAACTAGTTATTCCCCATCATCacatattaaatgtttatatactaTAACCAGTATAAAAAGCATTTGAAATGACTatttacactgcaaattatttggttcttaccaagattaaaaaaatatgaaaaacttagatttaggtgttagataatttatcttgttttaggaGTTAACTTGTTATTTTAAGTGCTCACACATCTGTAGACATTCGTGAAattctcttgctgcatggacagatatttcacttactttgagtaactttttcttcagatttagtgtttttatcctgtttttagacatccttttttgcagtgtacctccATAGTGAAGATATTTACTGTCATTAGTGTTGGAAAGAACATAAAATAAGGAGTTATCTTGTACTGAAGTATTTCTAACATTTAAGTTAGTCTTAAACCTCGACCAGAGCCCAGATCCAGGCCTCTTGTTGATTCACCTCTCCTGTCTGTCTTCTTCCTTCTAGAAGTTTCCCTGGGGCGATGGAAACCACTCTCTGTTCCACAACAGTCATACTAATGCCCTGCCCGACGGCTTCGAGGAGTCGCACCACTGACAGACTCATCTCCCAGCTTTGTTTTGCTGCGTGCTTTAACCTGCGGTCTGCAGTGTACTTGTACTTGGCTTAATTACTGTATACTGACCAAGGGGCCAAGCCAAACAGAAATAAAACCACTGTGTGCTGTACTACAATGAGTGGTGTTTCAGTTTGTCACTCAGAGTAGGGCTCAGTTTAAACAGCATCCACCTCTTACATCCAACCTACATGTGTCTGCTGTTCCATTAGGATTCAGAATACGTTCATGTATGTCAAACACTGGCACTTAATGAAgtgaagaagagggaggaggagggggggggggggggaggagggggaggagggggaggaggagaagaagaaggaggaggagaaggaggaggagggggaggtgaagaagaaggaggagtaggagaaggaggaggaggaggagtaggagggggaggagaagaaggagaaggaggagtaggagtaggagaagaagaaggaggatgaggagaaggaggaggaagaggagtagtaaggggggagaaggaggaggagaggaagaaggagaagagggagaagaaggagaagtagaagaagaaggagaaggagaaaaagaagta
This region includes:
- the cox6a2 gene encoding cytochrome c oxidase subunit 6A2, mitochondrial yields the protein MSLSPAALAARRVLAAASSHEGGVRTWKILTFVLALPGVGVCMANAYMKGQAHSHEQPEFVPYPHLRIRTKKFPWGDGNHSLFHNSHTNALPDGFEESHH